The Sus scrofa isolate TJ Tabasco breed Duroc unplaced genomic scaffold, Sscrofa11.1 Contig1914, whole genome shotgun sequence genome includes a window with the following:
- the TMEM121 gene encoding transmembrane protein 121, whose protein sequence is MVLPPPDRRHVCLTTLVIMGSMAVMDAYLVEQNQGPRKIGVCIIVLVGDVCFLLVLRYVAVWVGAEVRTAKRGYAMILWFLYIFVLEIKLYFIFQNYKAARRGAADPVARKALTLLLSVCVPGLFLLLVALDRMEYVRTFRKREDLRGRLFWVALDLLDLLDMQANLWEPPRTGLPLWAEGLTFFYCYMLLLVLPCVALSEVSMQGEHIAPQKMMLYPVLSLATVNVVAVLARAANMALFRDSRVSAIFVGKNVVALATKACTFLEYRRQVRDFPPPALALELQPPPPQRNSVPPPPPLHGPPGRPHGPSPTRDALDT, encoded by the coding sequence ATGGTGCTGCCGCCCCCGGACCGGCGCCACGTGTGCCTGACCACGTTGGTGATCATGGGCAGCATGGCGGTCATGGACGCGTACCTGGTGGAGCAGAACCAGGGCCCGCGCAAGATCGGCGTGTGCATCATTGTGCTGGTGGGCGACGTGTGCTTCCTGTTGGTGCTGCGCTACGTGGCCGTGTGGGTTGGCGCCGAGGTGCGCACGGCCAAGCGCGGCTACGCCATGATCCTCTGGTTCCTCTACATCTTCGTGCTGGAGATCAAGCTCTACTTCATCTTCCAGAACTACAAGGCGGCGCGGCGAGGCGCGGCCGACCCGGTGGCGCGAAAGGCGCTGACGCTGCTGCTGTCGGTGTGTGTGCCCGGCCTCTTCCTGCTGCTCGTGGCGCTGGACCGCATGGAGTACGTGCGCACCTTCCGTAAGCGCGAGGACCTGCGCGGCCGGCTCTTCTGGGTGGCCTTGGACCTGCTGGACCTGCTGGACATGCAGGCCAACCTGTGGGAGCCGCCGCGCACCGGGCTGCCCCTGTGGGCCGAGGGCCTCACCTTCTTCTACTGCTACatgctgctgctggtgctgccGTGCGTCGCGCTCAGCGAGGTCAGCATGCAGGGCGAGCACATCGCGCCGCAGAAGATGATGCTCTATCCGGTGCTCAGCCTCGCCACCGTCAACGTGGTGGCCGTGCTGGCCCGTGCCGCCAACATGGCGCTCTTCCGCGACAGCCGCGTCTCGGCCATCTTCGTGGGCAAGAACGTGGTGGCCCTGGCCACCAAGGCCTGCACCTTCCTCGAGTACCGCCGCCAGGTGCGCGACTTCCCGCCGCCCGCCCTGGCGCTGGAGttgcagccgccgccgccgcagcgcAACTCGgtgccgccgcccccgccgctgcACGGCCCGCCGGGCCGCCCTCACGGGCCGTCGCCCACGCGCGATGCTCTGGACACGTGA